One window of Phycisphaeraceae bacterium genomic DNA carries:
- a CDS encoding DUF4394 domain-containing protein: MKKQGMVFGVLLIAAGNASAQELMYGVTNTQTLVTWNSSAPTAILSGLAISGLQSNETVRGIDFRPSTGELFALGSFNNLYTLNTSTGAASLVGAGGFSPGLNGSAFGFDFNPTIDRLRVVSDVNQNLVLNPNDGTSTMATSLFYGAGDPNFGVDPNVVDSAYTNSFGGATSTQLYGIDTGLDTLVTQANSAGTLGTVGPLGVNITTTGGFDISGASGIAYLVGLGATSAASHLMTIDLTTGAATDLGEIGGGMVITSMAVIPAPGSIALIGVGTLVLARRNRTR; this comes from the coding sequence ATGAAGAAGCAGGGCATGGTCTTTGGAGTACTCCTAATCGCAGCGGGGAACGCTAGCGCTCAGGAGTTGATGTACGGTGTGACGAACACGCAGACACTGGTCACGTGGAACTCGTCGGCACCAACCGCGATTCTCTCCGGGCTTGCGATCTCCGGGTTGCAGTCGAACGAGACAGTTCGTGGAATCGACTTCCGTCCGTCAACGGGCGAACTGTTTGCGCTGGGGTCATTCAACAATCTGTACACGTTGAATACATCGACCGGCGCTGCGTCGCTGGTGGGTGCGGGCGGTTTCTCACCGGGCTTGAATGGCTCGGCGTTCGGGTTTGATTTCAACCCGACCATCGATCGCCTCCGTGTTGTGTCGGACGTGAACCAGAACCTGGTGCTGAATCCGAACGACGGCACAAGCACTATGGCAACGTCGTTGTTCTACGGCGCTGGTGATCCGAACTTCGGCGTTGATCCAAACGTGGTTGATTCTGCATACACCAACTCGTTTGGTGGAGCGACCTCGACCCAGTTGTACGGGATCGATACCGGACTTGACACTCTTGTCACACAAGCAAACAGCGCAGGTACGCTGGGCACGGTTGGACCACTTGGAGTCAATATCACGACCACCGGTGGGTTTGATATCTCCGGCGCATCGGGCATTGCATACCTTGTTGGTCTCGGTGCAACGTCCGCTGCATCGCATCTGATGACAATCGATCTGACAACCGGCGCTGCAACAGATCTTGGCGAGATCGGCGGCGGCATGGTGATCACGTCGATGGCGGTCATTCCTGCACCGGGCTCGATCGCGCTGATCGGTGTGGGCACGCTCGTGCTCGCACGGCGCAACCGAACCCGCTGA
- a CDS encoding transcriptional regulator: MARRTLKQRHTPMRDTPDRVSALSSSSRDMIDVTQAQDQFVQAWGRMGSAWGISRTMGEVHALLYITAQAMCTDDVMDRLQISRGNASMTLRALLDWGVISRIDKPGDRREYYIAESDVWTMFHAIIHQRVQREVEPVLAMLYEIRDMTGTKQRSSTSNDATIATHNERLDEMLRFFETLEKLRSGITGPRGRGLRFAVTALAKVLGRKGRD, translated from the coding sequence ATGGCCCGTCGAACATTGAAACAACGCCACACGCCGATGCGCGACACTCCTGATCGCGTCTCGGCGTTGTCTTCTTCTTCGAGAGACATGATCGATGTCACACAGGCACAGGACCAGTTTGTACAGGCATGGGGCCGCATGGGCAGCGCGTGGGGCATTTCACGAACGATGGGCGAGGTGCACGCGCTTTTGTACATTACCGCGCAGGCGATGTGTACAGACGATGTGATGGATCGATTGCAGATCTCGCGCGGGAACGCGTCAATGACGTTACGAGCATTGCTTGACTGGGGTGTGATCTCGCGCATCGACAAGCCGGGCGATCGACGCGAGTACTACATCGCCGAATCCGACGTGTGGACGATGTTCCATGCGATCATCCATCAGCGCGTGCAGCGCGAGGTGGAGCCGGTGCTCGCGATGCTGTACGAGATTCGCGACATGACAGGCACGAAGCAGAGGTCGAGCACGAGCAATGATGCGACAATCGCGACGCACAACGAACGGCTCGACGAGATGCTTCGATTCTTCGAGACGCTGGAGAAGCTGCGCTCAGGAATCACCGGACCGAGAGGACGCGGGTTACGGTTTGCAGTGACAGCGCTGGCGAAGGTGCTGGGGCGGAAGGGCAGAGATTAG
- a CDS encoding serine/threonine-protein phosphatase has translation MATNEPKPSDEGNTPARVLTLAAYVTWVATCAPVVWTLIAHRDRINWVWFVVWLVAWLGFGTLVSTYQARTRVRVPTVSAIVYLALESVCALVVLIACMRTSHVDSGMSIAMNAALFVIVAGSLHGVLTMRQAVVWSIVQTMAMVVAMFLYDLRDLGVISGGIFFGFQLFAMMLGYMTYREQQGRRILAQTMKELEEAQDALRTEINEAADYVKSILPSPLHDAHRGLLIDYAFQASSQLGGDLLGYHFVDDEHLAVYLLDVQGHGVGASLLSVSAHNAIERNLLPNCDMRDPVSVLTSLNRAFPARSGGKFFSIVYAVINTQTGEVRYASAGHPPALLYAEKETSPLQLDSTGTLIGIDRRARFTERVCTIVPGGRLILFSDGAYEVRLANYQMLSIDGLVHVITDECRLETSTKHYDEQRTARSQSHIPLPQRVMQRIQTLAEDGHLLDDFSLVQIARAHTGE, from the coding sequence GTGGCAACAAACGAACCAAAGCCATCCGACGAAGGAAATACCCCGGCGCGGGTGCTGACGCTTGCTGCGTACGTCACGTGGGTTGCAACATGCGCACCCGTGGTGTGGACGTTGATTGCGCATCGAGATCGCATCAACTGGGTCTGGTTTGTCGTGTGGCTGGTTGCGTGGCTCGGCTTTGGCACCTTGGTAAGCACGTACCAGGCTCGAACACGAGTGCGGGTGCCCACTGTAAGCGCGATCGTCTACCTCGCACTCGAATCTGTTTGCGCTCTGGTCGTGCTGATCGCGTGCATGCGCACATCCCACGTTGATTCGGGCATGTCGATCGCTATGAACGCAGCCCTCTTTGTGATTGTTGCGGGATCGTTGCACGGCGTGCTGACGATGCGGCAGGCAGTGGTGTGGTCTATTGTCCAGACGATGGCGATGGTTGTCGCGATGTTCCTGTATGACCTCCGCGATCTTGGTGTGATTTCGGGTGGTATCTTCTTCGGATTTCAGTTGTTCGCGATGATGCTCGGATACATGACCTATCGAGAGCAGCAGGGGCGTCGGATACTCGCGCAAACAATGAAAGAGCTGGAAGAAGCACAGGACGCGCTGCGCACCGAGATCAATGAAGCAGCGGATTACGTGAAGTCCATCCTGCCATCCCCCCTGCACGATGCACACCGGGGATTGCTTATTGACTATGCGTTCCAGGCATCGTCGCAGCTTGGCGGCGACCTGCTCGGGTATCATTTTGTTGACGACGAGCATCTCGCGGTGTATTTGCTTGATGTGCAGGGACATGGTGTTGGTGCGTCGCTGTTGTCTGTCTCTGCACACAACGCGATCGAGCGGAATCTACTCCCCAACTGCGACATGCGCGACCCTGTGTCTGTGCTCACGTCGCTCAATCGCGCATTTCCAGCACGATCCGGCGGAAAGTTCTTCTCGATCGTGTACGCAGTCATCAACACGCAGACAGGTGAGGTGCGGTACGCGAGCGCAGGGCATCCGCCAGCGCTGCTGTACGCTGAAAAAGAAACATCGCCGCTCCAACTCGATTCCACAGGCACACTCATTGGTATCGACAGACGGGCACGATTCACCGAGCGCGTCTGCACCATCGTGCCTGGTGGCAGACTGATCCTGTTCTCTGACGGCGCGTACGAGGTTCGCCTCGCAAACTACCAGATGCTCTCAATCGACGGTCTTGTGCATGTCATTACGGACGAGTGCAGGCTTGAAACGTCCACAAAGCACTACGACGAGCAGCGCACTGCACGGTCGCAGTCACACATTCCGTTGCCGCAGCGCGTCATGCAGCGCATCCAGACGCTCGCGGAGGATGGCCATCTGCTCGATGATTTCTCGCTGGTGCAGATTGCGCGGGCTCATACAGGCGAATAG
- a CDS encoding DUF3592 domain-containing protein yields the protein MNAATRNTLLAIAGLCPALGFGTSYIAQRSHEWVETEGVIYGVMQYGLSDKKRNRLEYLYMYEHDGVTRTSKRWNPLTNEAGGWPGMVKRYNEGDTVTVYMDRNDPTYTVLETGIAQAEFFCTAIGLFLAVGVISEEIYQRRQNKRSVEHCNATENAFDIAA from the coding sequence ATGAACGCCGCCACACGGAACACGCTTCTCGCCATCGCAGGACTCTGTCCCGCTCTCGGGTTTGGTACGAGCTATATCGCGCAGCGCTCGCACGAATGGGTCGAGACAGAAGGCGTGATCTATGGTGTCATGCAATACGGCCTTTCGGACAAAAAACGCAACAGGCTCGAGTACCTGTACATGTATGAGCACGATGGAGTGACGCGCACAAGCAAGCGATGGAACCCGCTGACAAACGAGGCTGGCGGATGGCCCGGCATGGTCAAGCGATACAACGAGGGCGACACAGTGACTGTCTACATGGATCGGAACGATCCGACCTACACAGTGCTTGAGACGGGCATCGCGCAGGCGGAGTTCTTTTGCACCGCCATCGGCCTGTTTCTTGCGGTTGGGGTGATCTCTGAGGAAATCTATCAGCGCCGCCAGAACAAACGCAGCGTTGAGCACTGCAACGCAACTGAAAATGCGTTCGATATTGCGGCCTGA
- the tadA gene encoding Flp pilus assembly complex ATPase component TadA: MGLGTLLVEKGLVSLDQLDAARLSQVSTGERLDHILIRDGIIGKAEIINAVAEQFHMPVVDLSTVTADPDLIRKIPAKIVHQRHCAPIAMSESGIITIATSDPFEMSQLDELRLITGHAIELVLAPDDDLQLFIRENYGVGSDTLDALAAERGLDITTSTEADTDELEQAQEASVVRLVNDILGGAFDARATDVHIEPYEHELTVRYRVDGVLQLANVPATISQFRSAIISRLKIMANLNIAEKRKPQDGRITFRRRTAAHGLQEFDLRMSVIPMLYGEGVVLRILNKTAVLMRLTDLGMPETMLERWNELITKPHGIVLVTGPTGSGKSTTLYASLNQIVSNEVKVITVEDPVEYHVNGVNQIQVNTKVGLDFAAGLRSILRHDPDVVMIGEIRDLETAVTAVQASLTGHMVFSTLHTNDAAGAMTRLLDMGVEPFLVTSSVEGVLAQRLVRRVCESCGEWHEVERFEVPANIKVKKHEKFREGPGCRDCNNTGYRGRIGVYELMRMSDDIRDMVMHRTSTPQIVAKAHAAGDLALLIEDGMEKARAGKTTIAEVMRALKA; this comes from the coding sequence ATGGGATTAGGCACGCTGCTTGTTGAAAAAGGACTTGTCTCGCTCGACCAACTCGACGCGGCCCGGCTGAGCCAGGTCAGTACCGGCGAGCGTCTCGACCACATCCTTATCCGTGATGGCATCATCGGCAAGGCCGAGATCATCAACGCCGTTGCCGAGCAGTTCCATATGCCCGTTGTCGATCTGTCCACGGTGACCGCAGACCCTGATCTGATTCGAAAAATCCCAGCCAAGATTGTTCATCAGCGACACTGCGCTCCCATCGCGATGAGTGAGTCGGGCATCATCACTATCGCAACCAGCGATCCGTTCGAGATGTCCCAACTCGATGAGTTGCGACTGATCACCGGGCATGCGATCGAGCTTGTGCTTGCGCCCGATGACGACCTGCAACTGTTTATCCGTGAAAACTACGGCGTTGGTTCGGACACACTCGACGCCCTCGCCGCGGAACGCGGGCTTGACATTACTACTTCTACAGAAGCCGATACCGACGAACTAGAGCAGGCGCAGGAAGCATCGGTTGTTCGTCTTGTCAACGACATTCTCGGCGGCGCGTTCGACGCGCGCGCAACAGACGTACACATCGAACCCTACGAGCACGAGCTCACCGTGCGTTATCGCGTTGATGGCGTGTTGCAGCTTGCAAACGTGCCAGCCACGATCTCGCAGTTCAGATCAGCCATTATCTCGCGACTGAAGATCATGGCGAACCTGAACATCGCGGAGAAGCGCAAGCCGCAGGATGGACGCATCACGTTCCGACGTCGAACCGCAGCGCACGGCTTGCAGGAGTTTGACCTGCGTATGTCCGTGATTCCCATGCTCTACGGCGAGGGCGTGGTGCTGCGTATCCTCAACAAGACAGCGGTGCTGATGCGACTGACAGATCTCGGCATGCCGGAAACCATGCTCGAACGATGGAACGAGTTGATCACAAAGCCGCACGGCATTGTCCTCGTCACTGGACCAACCGGCTCTGGTAAGTCGACAACGCTGTACGCATCCCTGAACCAGATCGTGTCCAACGAGGTCAAGGTGATCACAGTCGAGGATCCGGTCGAGTACCACGTCAACGGCGTGAACCAGATCCAGGTAAATACGAAGGTTGGTCTGGACTTTGCAGCCGGTCTTCGTTCCATTCTGCGTCACGATCCGGATGTTGTGATGATCGGCGAAATTCGCGATCTTGAGACCGCAGTGACCGCGGTGCAGGCGTCGCTCACCGGCCACATGGTGTTCTCGACGTTGCACACCAACGATGCGGCTGGCGCGATGACACGACTCCTCGATATGGGTGTCGAGCCGTTCCTTGTGACGTCATCGGTTGAGGGCGTGCTCGCCCAGCGTCTGGTCCGCCGAGTGTGCGAATCCTGCGGCGAATGGCACGAGGTCGAGCGATTCGAGGTGCCCGCGAACATCAAGGTGAAAAAGCACGAAAAGTTCCGCGAGGGTCCGGGATGTCGCGATTGTAACAACACCGGATATCGAGGACGTATTGGTGTGTATGAGTTGATGCGGATGTCCGACGATATCCGTGACATGGTCATGCATCGCACATCGACACCGCAGATTGTGGCAAAGGCGCACGCTGCAGGCGATCTCGCACTGCTGATCGAGGATGGCATGGAGAAAGCGCGTGCCGGCAAAACCACAATCGCGGAGGTCATGCGCGCACTCAAGGCATAA
- a CDS encoding DinB family protein translates to MIQLDHIADHLDRSFIGGAWHGPGVMELLRSIDAETAGKRPANDAHNIAELVLHLHITNTLVIDRAEGKAGQVDEDIFFQACYALSPEDWHTMVNNLQQSHAKLVGLVRSFDRSRLHEPLYENDTSAFEHFLGSIQHNTYHAGQIALLKRLTAETS, encoded by the coding sequence ATGATCCAGCTCGACCACATCGCGGACCATCTGGATCGATCGTTTATCGGCGGCGCCTGGCATGGACCCGGCGTGATGGAACTGCTTCGGAGCATTGACGCGGAAACCGCTGGAAAGAGACCTGCGAACGATGCGCACAACATTGCAGAACTCGTTCTCCATCTCCATATCACAAATACTCTCGTGATTGATCGTGCGGAGGGCAAGGCAGGACAGGTCGATGAAGACATATTCTTCCAAGCATGTTATGCGCTGTCCCCGGAAGACTGGCACACCATGGTGAACAATCTGCAACAGAGTCACGCGAAACTGGTTGGTCTCGTTCGGTCATTTGATAGGTCGCGACTGCACGAGCCGCTCTATGAGAACGACACTTCTGCATTTGAGCATTTTCTTGGGTCGATCCAGCACAACACCTATCACGCTGGACAGATCGCGCTGCTGAAACGACTTACTGCTGAGACATCCTGA
- a CDS encoding M23 family metallopeptidase — MVVGACVSLALIGTSFVATPDDVRWTGPIGGPVYGVDTHDNCVPSELRDQLETMLAEYHTAHPAIDVPALYRFFPQAGEIYGDLSITNYVDLDASGGILDYECGAISYNGHAGHDVIIRSWSEQDIGVPIFAVAPGTVLFANDGEFDKNTTCNGNGNYVIIDHGDGREGWYFHMQNGSVAVSPGQMVVEGQQIGNTASSGCSTYPHLHFESHQAGIAFEPNVGSCNPGTSAWVNQLPYQTEAGVLDFGVTATNLGTVAFPPEPSPREGQIALSTQSVYFWVMLNYLPAQSTWRVRWIDPNGGVQRDSGTVAFGNPDPYPFAWYYWWNDPIFQTQLPGDWRIVLDINGQNVIDAPVQAVTTINPALNRPPEPISVSFDPAVPESGHAIYARVQTSNWKDDLDWDVVRYHYVWKVNGSTVRDVITAGRADAIAANTWSAGDTVEVCVTPSDGAAAGGTVCISSGACYPDCDGSGSLNIFDYICFGNAYSTNDPYADCDGSGSLNIFDYICFGNAYAVGCP, encoded by the coding sequence ATGGTAGTGGGAGCATGTGTATCGCTTGCACTGATCGGGACAAGCTTTGTTGCAACGCCGGATGATGTGCGCTGGACAGGACCAATCGGCGGCCCCGTCTATGGGGTTGATACGCACGATAACTGCGTGCCTTCCGAGCTTCGCGACCAACTCGAGACGATGCTTGCAGAATATCACACCGCGCATCCTGCGATCGACGTTCCGGCACTCTACCGGTTCTTCCCGCAGGCGGGCGAAATCTATGGCGACCTCTCAATCACGAACTATGTTGATCTTGACGCTTCTGGGGGAATCCTGGACTATGAGTGCGGCGCGATTTCATACAACGGGCACGCTGGCCATGACGTGATCATCCGATCATGGAGCGAGCAGGACATCGGCGTGCCAATCTTTGCTGTTGCACCCGGGACTGTGCTGTTTGCAAACGATGGCGAGTTTGACAAGAACACCACGTGCAACGGGAACGGTAACTACGTTATTATTGATCACGGGGATGGACGCGAAGGCTGGTACTTCCACATGCAAAATGGATCTGTCGCGGTCTCTCCCGGGCAGATGGTTGTCGAGGGTCAGCAGATCGGCAATACAGCGTCGAGCGGGTGCTCAACATACCCGCACCTGCACTTTGAATCACATCAGGCGGGTATCGCATTTGAGCCGAATGTTGGCTCATGCAACCCAGGTACGAGCGCATGGGTGAACCAGCTTCCGTATCAAACTGAGGCGGGCGTGCTCGACTTCGGTGTGACAGCAACAAATCTCGGCACGGTTGCGTTTCCGCCGGAGCCGTCGCCGCGTGAAGGACAGATTGCACTCTCAACACAGAGCGTGTACTTCTGGGTAATGCTCAACTATCTGCCAGCGCAGTCAACATGGCGCGTGCGTTGGATTGATCCAAACGGTGGTGTGCAGCGTGACAGCGGCACGGTTGCTTTCGGTAATCCGGACCCGTACCCGTTTGCATGGTACTACTGGTGGAACGATCCGATCTTCCAGACACAGTTGCCTGGCGACTGGCGCATCGTGCTCGATATCAACGGGCAGAATGTGATCGATGCGCCCGTGCAAGCAGTGACAACAATCAACCCCGCCTTGAACCGTCCGCCGGAACCAATCAGTGTCTCGTTTGATCCGGCTGTGCCCGAATCGGGCCACGCGATCTACGCGCGCGTGCAAACATCAAACTGGAAGGACGATCTTGACTGGGATGTTGTCCGCTATCACTACGTGTGGAAGGTGAATGGAAGCACGGTGCGCGATGTCATCACCGCCGGCCGGGCAGACGCGATCGCTGCGAACACGTGGAGTGCGGGCGACACGGTCGAGGTGTGCGTAACCCCGAGCGATGGCGCGGCTGCTGGTGGCACCGTGTGTATCTCGTCCGGCGCCTGCTATCCGGACTGTGACGGGTCGGGCAGCCTAAACATCTTTGACTACATCTGCTTCGGCAACGCGTACAGCACAAATGATCCGTATGCCGACTGTGACGGGTCGGGCAGCCTGAACATCTTTGATTACATCTGCTTCGGTAACGCGTACGCCGTTGGATGCCCGTAA